Proteins encoded within one genomic window of Couchioplanes caeruleus:
- a CDS encoding XdhC family protein encodes MRDVLDDLVAAWRLGEPAGLATVTATWSSAPRQPGAAMLVRADGTAVGSVSGGCVEAVVYELCREVAASGRPRAVRYGVSDDDAFEVGLPCGGTIGVFVERAGFGELDVLAAEMGRQRPVALLTCVDGPAERIGRHLVLTPEARHGSLGGDRLDDAAADDGRGLLAAGRTGLLRYGPDGQRRGTGLDVLVSSFAPAARMLVFGATDHAAAVARIGAFLGYRVTVCDARPVFATAERFPEAAEVVVDWPHRYLAAEASAGRIDGRTVVCVLTHDPRFDVPVLQVALELPLAYVGAMGSRRTHDDRHKRLGETGLDEAALARLCSPIGLDLGARTPEETAVSVAAEIVALRWHGTGERLSGTSGPIHHEDV; translated from the coding sequence ATGCGTGACGTTCTCGACGACCTCGTCGCGGCCTGGCGGCTCGGGGAACCGGCCGGCCTCGCGACCGTGACCGCGACCTGGTCCAGCGCACCCCGGCAGCCCGGCGCGGCGATGCTGGTCCGCGCGGACGGCACCGCCGTGGGCAGCGTCTCCGGCGGCTGCGTCGAGGCCGTGGTCTACGAGCTGTGCCGCGAGGTGGCCGCGTCCGGCCGTCCCCGCGCCGTCCGCTACGGCGTCAGCGACGACGACGCCTTCGAGGTGGGGCTGCCCTGCGGTGGCACCATCGGCGTCTTCGTGGAGCGGGCCGGGTTCGGCGAGCTGGACGTGCTCGCCGCCGAGATGGGCCGGCAGCGGCCGGTCGCGCTGTTGACCTGTGTGGACGGTCCCGCCGAGCGGATCGGCCGGCATCTGGTGCTCACTCCGGAGGCCCGGCACGGCTCGCTGGGCGGCGACCGGCTCGACGACGCCGCGGCCGACGACGGGCGGGGTCTGCTCGCCGCCGGACGTACCGGGCTGCTGCGCTACGGGCCGGACGGGCAGCGCCGGGGCACCGGCCTCGACGTGCTGGTCAGCTCGTTCGCCCCGGCCGCACGGATGCTGGTCTTCGGGGCCACCGACCACGCCGCCGCGGTGGCCCGGATCGGCGCGTTCCTGGGCTATCGGGTCACGGTCTGCGATGCCCGGCCGGTCTTCGCGACCGCCGAGCGGTTTCCGGAGGCCGCCGAGGTGGTGGTCGACTGGCCGCACCGCTACCTCGCCGCGGAGGCGTCGGCCGGCCGGATCGACGGGCGTACGGTGGTGTGCGTTCTGACCCACGACCCGAGGTTCGACGTGCCGGTGCTGCAGGTGGCGCTCGAGCTGCCGCTCGCGTACGTGGGCGCGATGGGCTCCCGGCGCACCCACGACGACCGGCACAAGCGCCTGGGCGAGACCGGCCTGGACGAGGCGGCACTGGCCCGGCTCTGCTCGCCGATCGGGCTGGACCTGGGCGCCCGTACGCCGGAGGAGACCGCGGTCAGCGTGGCGGCGGAGATCGTGGCCCTGCGCTGGCACGGCACCGGCGAGCGGCTCTCCGGCACTTCCGGTCCCATCCACCACGAGGACGTCTGA
- a CDS encoding pyridoxal-phosphate dependent enzyme — protein MASPLPPISLGTWPTPLEPAPRLAAALGLDELWIKRDDLTGLGGGGNKVRKLQHLCAQALGAGATTLVTTGAPQSNHARLTAAAAARLGLACTLVLRGDPPGIHRGNLLLDELAGAAIVWAGDAPLDEVAAAQEGYVIPFGGTSPVSARGYVDCAQELRTQLPDLAAVVVALGSGGTMAGLVAGLGPQRVYGVDTGALPAPRAAVASLLDGMGTAVDPAALQIDDSQVGAGYAALTDSVRSALVLAARTEGLFLDPTYTGRALAGLRANPPDGKVVFLHSGGLPGLFGHPALT, from the coding sequence ATGGCTTCTCCGCTCCCACCGATCTCCCTCGGCACCTGGCCGACCCCGCTGGAGCCGGCCCCGCGCCTGGCCGCCGCGCTCGGCCTGGACGAACTCTGGATCAAACGCGACGACCTCACCGGGCTGGGCGGGGGCGGCAACAAGGTCCGTAAGCTGCAGCATCTCTGCGCCCAGGCGCTCGGGGCGGGCGCGACGACGCTGGTCACCACGGGCGCCCCGCAGTCCAACCACGCCCGCCTGACCGCTGCCGCCGCCGCCCGCCTCGGCCTGGCCTGCACGCTGGTGCTGCGCGGCGACCCGCCCGGGATCCACCGCGGCAACCTGCTGCTCGACGAGCTGGCGGGCGCGGCGATCGTCTGGGCGGGCGACGCACCGCTCGACGAGGTGGCCGCGGCGCAGGAGGGCTACGTCATCCCGTTCGGCGGCACGTCCCCGGTCTCGGCCCGGGGATACGTGGACTGCGCCCAGGAACTGCGGACCCAGCTTCCGGACCTGGCCGCGGTCGTGGTTGCGCTCGGCTCGGGCGGCACGATGGCGGGCCTGGTCGCCGGGCTCGGCCCGCAGCGGGTGTACGGCGTGGACACCGGAGCGCTCCCGGCACCCCGTGCGGCGGTGGCGTCGCTGCTCGACGGCATGGGCACCGCCGTGGACCCGGCCGCGCTGCAGATCGACGACTCCCAGGTCGGTGCGGGGTATGCGGCGCTGACGGATTCCGTACGGTCGGCGCTCGTGCTCGCGGCCCGGACCGAGGGGTTGTTCCTGGATCCGACGTACACCGGCCGGGCGCTGGCCGGGCTGCGCGCCAACCCGCCCGACGGCAAGGTGGTGTTCCTGCACAGCGGCGGCCTCCCCGGCCTCTTCGGCCACCCCGCCCTGACCTGA
- a CDS encoding ABA4-like family protein: protein MTAVLFSLTFALAAPFWALMILLPGWSWTRRIVASPLIVLPVVVVYAILVLPALGEVLPAVAAPALDGIRTLLGTADGAAAAWAHMIAFDLFAGRWAWLDGTRRGVPSWLLSPLLVLTILLGPLGLGGYLLVRTRYRMAEDAPEGL from the coding sequence ATGACGGCCGTCCTGTTCTCGCTGACCTTCGCCCTCGCCGCGCCGTTCTGGGCGCTGATGATCCTGCTGCCGGGCTGGTCCTGGACCCGCCGGATCGTCGCGTCGCCCCTGATCGTCCTCCCGGTCGTGGTCGTCTACGCGATCCTGGTGCTGCCCGCGCTCGGCGAGGTGCTGCCCGCGGTCGCGGCCCCGGCCCTCGACGGCATCCGCACGCTGCTCGGTACGGCGGACGGTGCCGCGGCAGCCTGGGCACACATGATCGCCTTCGACCTCTTCGCCGGCCGCTGGGCGTGGCTCGACGGCACCCGCCGCGGCGTACCGTCGTGGCTGCTGTCCCCGCTGCTCGTGCTGACGATCCTGCTCGGTCCGCTCGGCCTTGGCGGATACCTCCTCGTCCGGACTCGGTATCGCATGGCCGAGGACGCCCCGGAGGGCCTCTAG
- a CDS encoding sensor histidine kinase — protein sequence MGWVGRLFDARDTFVRMLLLDLSGLGYLVFGTEAGRSPTRTQWILALLAFATALLLHRRRVANLLVQSALLIAASVLVQDQMINEVGTSWALLELTMATPRPLVSACGAGLVAAIHLAAGYLHDPDRWGTPIFSALVVVGLPVLLGLVIRTTRELGRQAEAKAEAERQQRESESRAARADERSAIARELHDVVAHHVASMVLRVGVARHVLPDADPRVTDVFDDVHRTGTAALADLRKLVAVLRDPTVRTDAALTAIEPAALPAALAAAVSTAEQAGLTVDYVIDDEAASIDAVRGMAVLRLTQEALTNVAKHAGPSAHARLTVQVENGDVLWSVTDDGGGIVPALPSGGGHGLTGMRERVEVLGGSLTAGPSAGGWQVSTTLPATVPTPPSVPTPPPGAASPPVPTPSPAAGSSPAAGSRPGGGPSSGAPVPGPGDAG from the coding sequence GTGGGATGGGTGGGCCGGCTCTTCGACGCGCGCGACACGTTCGTCCGCATGCTGCTGCTCGACCTCAGCGGCCTCGGCTACCTCGTCTTCGGCACCGAGGCGGGCCGGTCACCGACCCGCACCCAGTGGATCCTCGCCCTGCTGGCCTTCGCCACCGCCCTGCTGCTGCACCGGCGGCGCGTGGCTAACCTGCTCGTGCAGTCGGCACTGCTGATCGCCGCGAGTGTGCTGGTCCAGGACCAGATGATCAACGAGGTCGGCACTTCCTGGGCGCTGCTCGAACTCACCATGGCGACCCCGCGCCCCCTGGTGTCCGCCTGCGGCGCCGGCCTGGTCGCGGCCATCCACCTCGCCGCCGGATACCTCCACGACCCGGACCGCTGGGGCACCCCCATCTTCAGCGCGCTCGTGGTGGTCGGCCTGCCGGTGCTGCTCGGCCTGGTCATCCGCACCACCCGCGAACTCGGCCGGCAGGCGGAGGCGAAGGCGGAGGCCGAGCGGCAACAGCGCGAGTCGGAGAGCCGTGCGGCCCGCGCCGACGAGCGCAGCGCCATCGCCCGCGAACTGCACGACGTGGTCGCCCACCACGTCGCCTCGATGGTGCTGCGGGTCGGCGTGGCCCGCCACGTCCTGCCGGACGCGGACCCGCGGGTCACCGACGTCTTCGACGACGTGCACCGCACCGGCACCGCGGCGCTCGCGGACCTGCGCAAGCTGGTCGCGGTGCTGCGCGATCCCACCGTACGCACGGACGCCGCGCTGACCGCCATCGAACCCGCGGCCCTGCCCGCAGCGCTGGCCGCGGCGGTGTCGACGGCGGAACAGGCGGGCCTGACCGTCGACTACGTCATCGACGACGAGGCGGCATCGATCGACGCGGTCCGCGGCATGGCGGTATTGAGGCTGACCCAGGAGGCCCTGACCAACGTGGCGAAACACGCGGGCCCGTCGGCGCACGCACGGCTGACCGTGCAGGTGGAGAACGGCGACGTCCTCTGGTCGGTCACCGACGACGGCGGCGGCATCGTGCCCGCCCTGCCGTCCGGCGGAGGTCACGGACTGACCGGAATGCGGGAACGCGTCGAGGTCCTCGGTGGCAGCCTCACCGCGGGCCCCTCCGCCGGCGGCTGGCAGGTCTCGACAACCCTGCCCGCCACCGTCCCCACCCCGCCGTCCGTCCCCACCCCGCCGCCGGGCGCCGCTTCGCCGCCCGTGCCCACTCCTTCGCCTGCCGCCGGCTCTTCGCCTGCCGCCGGCTCTCGGCCCGGCGGCGGTCCGTCGTCGGGCGCTCCCGTCCCGGGGCCGGGCGATGCCGGATGA
- a CDS encoding response regulator, protein MIRVVLVDDQPLIRAGLRMLCEAEPDLDVVGEAENGRDAIALAARLAPDVIVMDLRMPGIDGITATGRILAARPATRVLVLTTFGDDDHLYPALTAGACGFLLKDAPPAELLDGIRRAAAGDSPFSQDVLRRLVQRAVEARTDQPKRVPGLTARERDVLNLVAEGLSNTEIAERLHIGVTTVKTHVTSLMAKTDSPNRVRLALYARSA, encoded by the coding sequence ATGATCCGGGTGGTGCTGGTCGACGACCAGCCGCTCATCCGGGCCGGGCTGCGCATGCTCTGCGAAGCCGAGCCCGACCTCGACGTGGTGGGCGAGGCCGAGAACGGCCGCGATGCGATCGCCCTGGCCGCCCGCCTGGCCCCCGACGTCATCGTCATGGACCTCCGGATGCCCGGCATCGACGGCATCACCGCAACGGGCCGCATCCTCGCCGCCCGCCCGGCAACAAGGGTCCTCGTCCTGACCACCTTCGGCGACGACGACCACCTCTACCCGGCCCTCACCGCGGGAGCGTGCGGCTTCCTGCTCAAGGACGCGCCCCCGGCCGAACTCCTCGACGGCATCCGGCGGGCGGCCGCCGGAGACAGTCCCTTCAGCCAGGACGTACTGCGCCGCCTGGTCCAACGCGCGGTGGAGGCCCGGACCGACCAACCGAAGCGAGTACCGGGCCTGACCGCCCGCGAACGGGACGTCCTGAACCTCGTCGCCGAGGGCCTGTCCAACACCGAGATCGCCGAGCGTCTCCACATCGGAGTGACCACCGTCAAGACCCACGTCACCAGCCTGATGGCCAAGACCGACAGCCCCAACCGCGTCCGCCTGGCCCTCTACGCGCGCTCCGCCTGA
- a CDS encoding alpha/beta fold hydrolase: MQPRIHPVVTPDGLTLTVEEYGTPGAAASIVFLPALGVPLAYYGKFFDTWAARGRHLVGVELRGMPQSPVTDLRRESFGYAHLVNVDLPAVFAGSAVAAAPKVALVGHSLGGQLALLSGAAGTVHADAIVTIGTGTSSTAARRSRLGRVRRAAGVRFVGAVTCSLGYWPGHRLGFAGRQPRTLMADWGYEARHGRYRLHGDRTDYEAALARMETPVLLASIAGDRMIPTAAVDHLARRLPPHVERTRIETTRDHFLWARRAPEQVIESVETWLDGHAL; this comes from the coding sequence ATGCAACCGCGCATCCATCCCGTCGTCACCCCGGACGGGTTGACGCTCACGGTCGAGGAGTACGGCACGCCCGGCGCCGCCGCATCGATCGTCTTCCTGCCTGCCCTCGGGGTGCCGCTGGCGTACTACGGCAAGTTCTTCGATACCTGGGCCGCCCGGGGCCGGCACCTCGTCGGCGTCGAGCTGCGCGGCATGCCGCAGAGTCCGGTCACCGACCTGCGCAGGGAATCGTTCGGCTACGCCCACCTCGTCAACGTCGACCTGCCCGCGGTCTTCGCCGGGTCCGCCGTCGCCGCCGCGCCGAAGGTCGCGCTGGTCGGGCACAGCCTCGGCGGTCAGCTCGCGCTGCTCTCCGGCGCGGCCGGGACCGTACACGCGGACGCGATCGTCACCATCGGCACCGGCACCAGTTCCACGGCCGCCCGCCGCAGCCGCCTCGGCCGAGTCCGCCGGGCCGCCGGCGTCCGCTTCGTGGGCGCGGTGACCTGCTCCCTCGGCTACTGGCCGGGCCACCGGCTCGGTTTCGCGGGCCGGCAGCCGCGCACGCTGATGGCCGACTGGGGATACGAGGCCCGGCACGGGCGCTACCGCCTGCACGGCGACCGCACCGACTACGAGGCCGCCCTCGCCCGGATGGAAACGCCCGTCCTGCTCGCCAGCATCGCCGGCGACCGGATGATCCCCACCGCCGCGGTGGACCACCTCGCCCGCCGCCTTCCCCCACACGTCGAACGCACCCGGATAGAAACCACCCGCGACCACTTCCTCTGGGCCCGCCGAGCCCCCGAGCAAGTGATCGAGAGCGTGGAAACCTGGCTCGACGGCCACGCCCTCTGA